A single window of Anaerohalosphaeraceae bacterium DNA harbors:
- the atpH gene encoding ATP synthase F1 subunit delta has protein sequence MAETARHIVHEIYSDVIFELAEETGRLDEVLSDLQAVGKVLRAEPEFFSLLVSANLSETEKVAMIRRVFAGRVCPLVLDFLCVLVRRNRLTFLNGIAGRYEDRYDSVRNRKRVVVTLAKEPSEAEVEKLKEEIRRAVQAEVKLTVKVDPEILGGIIIQKGDQRIDHSVRNILDRTVNAILEYGKNRPRPSAPESPK, from the coding sequence ATGGCGGAAACAGCCCGACATATTGTCCATGAAATCTACAGCGATGTGATTTTTGAACTGGCCGAGGAGACCGGCCGGCTGGATGAGGTGCTCTCCGACCTGCAGGCAGTCGGCAAGGTTCTGCGGGCTGAGCCGGAGTTTTTTTCCCTGCTGGTGTCGGCCAATCTGAGCGAGACCGAAAAGGTCGCCATGATTCGCCGGGTTTTTGCAGGCCGGGTGTGCCCGCTGGTGCTGGATTTTCTATGTGTGCTGGTGCGGCGAAACCGGCTGACGTTTTTGAACGGCATTGCTGGGCGGTACGAAGACCGCTATGACAGCGTGCGAAACCGAAAGCGCGTGGTGGTCACGCTGGCCAAAGAGCCCAGCGAGGCGGAAGTGGAGAAGCTGAAAGAGGAAATCCGCCGGGCCGTCCAGGCCGAGGTGAAACTGACGGTGAAGGTGGACCCGGAGATTCTCGGCGGGATTATCATTCAGAAAGGCGACCAGCGGATTGATCATTCGGTCAGGAATATTCTGGACCGTACGGTGAATGCGATTCTGGAGTACGGAAAGAATCGGCCGAGACCGTCGGCTCCGGAATCGCCAAAATGA
- the atpA gene encoding F0F1 ATP synthase subunit alpha yields MKFDMTEISGLIKEEIRRYQSKIEVSQVGTVLEVGDGIARIYGLDSVMANEMLEFEGGVIGEAFNLEEDTVGAVIYGDPTKVQEGSTVRSTGRVLSVPVGEALLGRVVNALCEPVDGLGPIEAAGRRFLEFPAPGIAQRQPVKEPLATGLKSVDSMIPIGRGQRELIIGDRKTGKTAIALDTIINQKGKGVICVYVAIGQKESTVAEVVATLKEHGAMAYTVVVTASASESAAMQYAAPYTGTAIAEYFMYEKKGHTLCVYDDLSKHAVAYRELSLLLRRPPGREAYPGDIFYLHSRLLERSAKLSAELGGGSLTALPIVETQEGQVSAYIPTNIISITDGQIYLQRDLFLAGIRPAIDVGISVSRVGGDAQPQAMKKVAPKLRLDLAAFRELQDFARLGTELDEAAQRQLDRGYRMVEILKQKQFAPLTVGQEVVSILAGTSGAVDEIEVSRVGHFIEELLTWMKLEAPEYIDNIDRTGQLTDAQVEELKEAIQTFKMIYKFSYGG; encoded by the coding sequence ATGAAGTTTGATATGACGGAAATCAGCGGACTGATTAAGGAAGAAATCCGCCGCTATCAGTCCAAGATTGAGGTCTCTCAGGTCGGGACCGTGCTGGAAGTCGGCGACGGAATCGCTCGGATTTACGGGCTGGATTCCGTGATGGCCAATGAGATGCTCGAGTTCGAAGGCGGCGTCATCGGCGAGGCGTTTAACCTGGAAGAGGATACGGTCGGGGCGGTGATTTACGGCGACCCGACGAAGGTGCAGGAGGGTTCGACCGTCCGTTCTACCGGGCGGGTGCTCTCGGTGCCGGTCGGGGAGGCCCTGCTGGGCCGTGTGGTGAACGCCCTTTGCGAGCCGGTGGATGGACTGGGGCCGATCGAGGCCGCCGGCAGGCGGTTTCTGGAGTTTCCGGCGCCGGGCATCGCTCAGCGGCAGCCGGTTAAGGAGCCGCTGGCCACGGGTCTGAAAAGCGTAGATTCGATGATTCCCATCGGGCGGGGCCAGCGCGAACTGATTATCGGCGACCGGAAAACCGGCAAAACCGCCATTGCCCTCGACACGATTATCAATCAGAAGGGCAAGGGAGTCATCTGTGTGTATGTGGCCATCGGCCAGAAGGAATCGACCGTAGCGGAGGTGGTGGCCACGCTCAAGGAGCACGGCGCGATGGCCTACACGGTCGTCGTGACAGCCTCAGCGTCTGAGAGTGCGGCGATGCAGTATGCCGCCCCCTATACCGGCACGGCGATTGCCGAATATTTTATGTATGAGAAAAAAGGCCATACCCTGTGTGTGTATGATGACCTCAGCAAGCATGCGGTGGCCTATCGGGAATTGAGTCTGCTCCTGCGGCGGCCGCCCGGACGCGAGGCGTATCCGGGGGATATTTTTTATCTGCACAGCCGGCTTCTGGAACGCAGCGCCAAGCTCTCGGCGGAGCTGGGCGGCGGCTCGCTGACGGCCCTGCCGATTGTGGAGACCCAGGAAGGGCAGGTGTCCGCCTATATTCCCACGAATATCATTTCGATTACGGACGGGCAGATTTACCTTCAGCGGGACCTGTTTTTGGCGGGGATTCGTCCGGCGATTGATGTGGGCATCAGCGTCAGCCGCGTCGGCGGTGATGCTCAGCCGCAGGCGATGAAAAAGGTCGCTCCGAAACTGCGTCTGGATCTGGCGGCGTTTCGCGAACTGCAGGATTTCGCCCGGCTGGGAACGGAGCTGGATGAAGCGGCCCAGCGGCAGCTGGACCGCGGATACCGGATGGTGGAGATTCTCAAGCAGAAGCAGTTTGCCCCGCTGACGGTCGGTCAGGAGGTGGTGAGCATTCTGGCCGGAACCAGCGGAGCCGTGGATGAGATTGAAGTCTCCCGCGTGGGCCATTTCATTGAAGAACTGCTGACGTGGATGAAGCTGGAGGCGCCGGAGTATATTGACAACATCGACCGCACCGGGCAGCTGACCGATGCACAGGTCGAGGAGCTCAAAGAAGCCATTCAGACGTTTAAGATGATTTATAAATTTTCATACGGCGGATAA
- the atpG gene encoding ATP synthase F1 subunit gamma, with amino-acid sequence MAHARQILARRRAAQNISKVTGTMETISAVRYRQYYHQWAEGLAFYDALAQMAYLMFTAEKPMDHPLMRPPTSKTQALLVIGSDRGLCGAYNNDLFRLLDTHLKMAKKFGRTLQIYVKGRKVLGFLDHLKIRPAKVYTEFAEVPTAAQANEIGDFFLKEYLEGRIGRLGIVYNRFYSPASQKAQTLTVLPVADLIDDLTTRSTIIWPWEQNFEDFLLSPSGEEIFQTLSEMIVRTSILGCFIEAAASEHLSRVVTMRNASDNADEMIAELTKEYNRARQGQITTELLDIVSGMNAMKS; translated from the coding sequence ATGGCACATGCCCGTCAAATTTTAGCGCGGCGGAGAGCCGCCCAGAATATTTCGAAGGTGACCGGCACGATGGAAACCATCAGTGCGGTGCGCTATCGGCAGTACTATCACCAGTGGGCGGAGGGACTGGCGTTTTATGATGCCCTGGCTCAGATGGCGTATCTGATGTTCACGGCGGAAAAGCCGATGGACCATCCGCTGATGAGGCCGCCGACATCCAAAACGCAGGCGCTGCTGGTTATCGGTTCCGACCGGGGTCTGTGCGGGGCCTACAACAATGATTTGTTTCGCTTGCTGGACACGCATCTGAAAATGGCCAAAAAATTCGGGCGAACCCTGCAGATTTACGTCAAAGGCCGCAAGGTGCTCGGCTTTCTGGACCATTTGAAAATCAGGCCCGCAAAAGTGTATACCGAATTTGCCGAGGTGCCCACTGCCGCTCAGGCCAATGAAATCGGTGATTTCTTTTTGAAAGAGTATCTGGAGGGGCGTATCGGACGGCTGGGGATTGTTTATAACCGGTTTTATTCCCCCGCCAGCCAGAAGGCCCAGACGCTTACGGTGCTGCCGGTGGCGGATTTGATTGACGACCTGACTACACGCTCTACGATTATCTGGCCGTGGGAGCAGAACTTTGAGGATTTTCTGCTGAGCCCCTCCGGCGAGGAGATTTTTCAGACACTTTCCGAAATGATTGTTCGCACCTCGATTCTGGGCTGTTTCATCGAGGCGGCCGCCAGTGAGCATCTGTCGCGGGTGGTCACGATGCGCAATGCCAGCGACAACGCCGATGAAATGATTGCCGAATTGACGAAAGAATACAACCGGGCCCGACAGGGCCAGATTACAACGGAACTGCTGGATATTGTCAGCGGAATGAATGCAATGAAGTCCTAA
- the atpD gene encoding F0F1 ATP synthase subunit beta has translation MENIGRIIQIIGSTFEAEFPVERIPGIYSALEVRGTFEGRPLRLVGEVQQHLGGGRVRAVALGSTMGLRRGMEVLDTGGPLQVPVGKETLGRVFNLLGEPIDGKGPIEVKQKRPIHRKPPKFTELSAKSEMFETGIKVIDLLCPFVRGGKTGLFGGAGVGKTVIIQELIARIATQHGGFSVFAGVGERTREGNDLWLEMQRTRIGSTDSTVLDNTCLVFGQMNEPPGARLRVALTGLTMAEALCEMGGETLLFIDNIFRFSQAGSEVSALLGRIPSAVGYQPTLASEMGQLQERIASTAYGAITSVQAVYVPADDLTDPAPATTFTHLDSSVVLSRRITEKGIYPAIDPLESTSRILDPNIVGQEHYDTAQRVLEYLQRYHSLQDIIAILGIDELSREDRQIVSRARRLERFFSQPFIVTRQFTGLEGKYVSTADTVRSCREICEGRWDHLPEQAFLYIGAVEEAQEKAAKA, from the coding sequence ATGGAAAATATTGGACGAATCATCCAAATCATCGGAAGCACGTTTGAAGCGGAGTTTCCGGTGGAGCGGATTCCGGGGATATATTCGGCCCTGGAGGTTCGCGGGACATTTGAAGGCAGGCCGCTTCGTCTGGTGGGCGAGGTGCAGCAGCATCTGGGCGGGGGCCGTGTGCGGGCGGTGGCACTGGGCTCGACGATGGGGCTACGACGCGGGATGGAAGTGCTGGATACCGGCGGGCCGCTTCAGGTGCCGGTCGGCAAGGAAACCCTGGGCCGGGTGTTTAATCTGCTCGGGGAGCCCATTGACGGCAAGGGACCGATTGAGGTTAAACAGAAGCGTCCGATTCACCGCAAGCCCCCCAAATTCACGGAACTGTCCGCCAAGTCGGAGATGTTCGAAACGGGCATCAAGGTGATTGATTTGCTCTGTCCGTTTGTTCGCGGCGGCAAGACAGGTCTGTTCGGCGGGGCGGGAGTCGGCAAGACCGTGATTATTCAGGAACTGATTGCCCGCATTGCGACTCAGCACGGCGGCTTTTCGGTGTTCGCCGGGGTCGGCGAGCGGACTCGTGAAGGCAATGACCTGTGGCTGGAGATGCAGCGGACCCGCATCGGCAGTACGGACTCGACGGTGCTGGACAACACCTGTCTGGTTTTCGGCCAGATGAATGAGCCGCCGGGGGCGCGTCTGCGGGTGGCTTTGACGGGCCTGACGATGGCGGAGGCCCTCTGCGAGATGGGCGGCGAGACGCTGCTGTTTATTGACAACATTTTCCGGTTTTCGCAGGCCGGCTCGGAGGTGTCGGCGCTGCTGGGGCGAATTCCGAGTGCGGTGGGCTATCAGCCGACGCTGGCCAGCGAGATGGGCCAGCTGCAGGAGCGGATTGCTTCGACGGCTTACGGGGCGATTACCTCCGTGCAGGCGGTGTATGTGCCGGCCGATGACCTGACCGACCCGGCGCCGGCGACGACATTTACCCATTTGGACTCCTCGGTAGTTTTGTCCCGTCGCATTACGGAAAAGGGCATCTATCCGGCGATTGATCCGCTGGAAAGCACCAGCCGAATCCTCGACCCGAACATCGTCGGGCAGGAACATTACGATACGGCCCAGCGGGTGCTCGAATACCTCCAGCGCTATCACAGTCTGCAGGATATTATTGCGATTCTGGGGATTGATGAACTCAGCCGTGAAGACCGTCAGATTGTCAGCCGGGCGCGGCGTCTGGAGCGGTTCTTCTCTCAGCCGTTTATCGTGACCCGTCAGTTTACCGGCCTGGAGGGCAAGTATGTGAGCACCGCCGATACCGTCCGCAGCTGCCGGGAAATCTGTGAAGGCCGCTGGGACCACCTGCCCGAGCAGGCCTTTTTGTACATCGGAGCGGTGGAAGAGGCCCAGGAAAAGGCCGCGAAAGCGTAA
- the atpC gene encoding ATP synthase F1 subunit epsilon, with product MVELTHGLFRVILLTPRAKLLDCRAGSLVVPAHDGQRGILRNHCPMLAKLTLGILEVRQILDRPDAFYIIEGGFVRVTENHVTVLAYDAMTFEGMEPSQVQQLISDAQSVLVGKEYIRTQRGQVDVRRSRLIVRMAQLAGIETTLAESPS from the coding sequence ATGGTGGAACTGACGCACGGATTATTTCGGGTGATTCTGCTGACGCCCAGGGCCAAACTGCTGGACTGCCGCGCCGGCTCGCTGGTTGTGCCGGCTCATGACGGCCAGCGCGGGATTCTGCGCAATCACTGCCCGATGCTGGCCAAACTGACGCTGGGGATTCTGGAGGTTCGACAGATATTGGATCGGCCCGATGCCTTTTATATTATCGAGGGCGGGTTTGTCCGCGTGACGGAAAACCATGTGACCGTGCTGGCGTATGATGCGATGACCTTTGAGGGGATGGAGCCCTCCCAGGTTCAGCAGCTCATTTCCGATGCCCAATCCGTACTGGTAGGAAAGGAGTATATCCGCACCCAGCGGGGGCAGGTTGATGTTCGCCGTTCCCGGCTGATTGTGCGGATGGCTCAATTAGCCGGCATCGAAACAACCCTGGCCGAATCTCCCTCGTAA
- a CDS encoding PQQ-binding-like beta-propeller repeat protein, with protein sequence MTIFGVWKSRRLLLTGTFVLFWMTAAGVRAESAEPLISPRLLSETGLKSSWQIQLPVKTGVSEKVERVFVLDSYLIVLTNRNYLFCRNRQDGTECFQMQVAEERLPMVEPLFLDNRLYFLFGSRLVVLDPAGGTVVRKQDLGEAAAGRGVCLAKNDRFMYVAGVDRRVHAYQLQKDGDYVKLFSATAEDDSIITSVLATNEQVFFAAAGGAVTAMKTDEPVKLWQYNCSGAITAALVLDSGAIYAGGEDTKLYKINAATGRLMWSMPFFAGEKIRQPPIVGQRLVYLNAGRNGLYGVSKDSGREVWNVPNGQLLLCESQERAYVFAQPGLIVVMNNTTGRPLFSLNAAAVRLGAVNLKDNQIYLADEEGRVVCLSAP encoded by the coding sequence ATGACTATTTTCGGAGTATGGAAGTCCCGTCGACTTTTGCTGACAGGGACCTTTGTATTGTTTTGGATGACGGCGGCCGGGGTGCGGGCGGAGTCGGCGGAACCGCTGATTTCACCGCGTCTGCTCTCGGAGACCGGGCTGAAATCGAGCTGGCAGATTCAGCTGCCGGTAAAAACCGGGGTGTCCGAAAAAGTGGAGCGGGTATTTGTTTTGGATTCGTATCTGATTGTTCTGACCAATCGCAATTATCTGTTCTGTCGAAATCGTCAGGACGGTACGGAGTGTTTTCAGATGCAGGTGGCGGAGGAGCGCCTGCCGATGGTGGAGCCGCTGTTTCTGGATAACCGTCTGTATTTTCTGTTCGGCAGCCGGCTGGTGGTGCTGGACCCTGCCGGCGGGACGGTTGTTCGAAAACAGGACCTCGGAGAGGCGGCGGCCGGCCGGGGCGTCTGTTTGGCCAAGAATGACCGGTTTATGTATGTGGCCGGCGTGGATCGGCGCGTTCATGCCTACCAGCTGCAGAAAGACGGCGATTATGTCAAACTGTTCAGTGCAACGGCGGAGGATGATTCGATTATTACATCTGTTCTGGCAACAAACGAGCAGGTGTTTTTTGCAGCGGCCGGCGGGGCGGTCACGGCGATGAAGACGGATGAGCCGGTTAAGCTGTGGCAGTATAATTGTTCCGGAGCGATTACTGCCGCCCTTGTGCTGGATTCAGGGGCGATTTATGCAGGCGGGGAGGATACCAAGCTGTATAAAATCAATGCGGCAACGGGCCGTCTGATGTGGTCAATGCCGTTTTTTGCGGGCGAAAAGATTCGACAGCCCCCCATCGTCGGGCAGCGTCTGGTGTATCTGAATGCCGGGCGGAATGGACTGTACGGTGTGTCGAAGGACAGCGGGCGGGAAGTTTGGAACGTGCCGAACGGTCAGCTGCTGCTTTGCGAATCGCAGGAGCGGGCATACGTCTTTGCTCAGCCGGGCCTGATTGTGGTGATGAACAACACAACGGGCCGGCCGCTGTTTTCTCTCAATGCCGCGGCGGTTCGGCTGGGGGCGGTCAATCTGAAAGACAATCAAATCTATCTGGCGGATGAAGAGGGGCGCGTGGTCTGTTTGTCTGCGCCGTAA
- the purH gene encoding bifunctional phosphoribosylaminoimidazolecarboxamide formyltransferase/IMP cyclohydrolase has product MNVRIRRALLSVSDKSGLTDFARALAAMGVEIISTGGTARTLQDAGIRVIPIDAVTGFPEMMDGRVKTLHPKIHGALLGLRDKADHAAAMKQHGIEPIDLVCVNLYPFEKTTARPDCTLEEAIENIDIGGPSMVRSAAKNYRFVTIVTSPSQYSRVLEAMRDNQGAVPLSLREELARAAFALTASYDAAIARYLSGRAEELFPERISIAAVRAQELRYGENPHQRGAFYRFTDSREVSIGSARLMEGDTPISFNNLMDANAAFELVKEFDEPAAVVVKHMNPCGCAVDEDICRAYEKAYLGDVVSAFGGIIALNRPVEKELATVIMESYDRFGKARGAAGFFAEVIAAPAYSPEALEIIRGRKAWGQRVRLLETGPIDRTKRDVREYDIRCVVGGLLLQERDLAGWEPDSLTFPTKAKPTKEQMEDLRIAWLCTKHVKSNTITLVKDRRLVGVGAGQMNRVESGFIAIKHAGENARGAAMGSDAFFPFPDNVENAAAAGIACIIQPGGSKKDDEVIAAADKAGIAMVFAGKRHFKH; this is encoded by the coding sequence ATGAATGTACGGATTCGGCGTGCTCTGCTCAGTGTTTCGGATAAAAGCGGCCTGACGGATTTTGCGCGTGCGCTGGCGGCAATGGGGGTTGAGATTATCAGCACCGGCGGAACGGCGCGGACGCTTCAGGATGCGGGGATTCGGGTGATTCCGATTGATGCCGTCACGGGCTTTCCGGAGATGATGGACGGGCGCGTCAAGACGCTGCATCCGAAGATTCACGGGGCACTGCTGGGGCTTCGGGACAAAGCCGATCATGCGGCGGCGATGAAGCAGCACGGCATTGAGCCGATTGATTTGGTCTGCGTGAATCTGTATCCGTTCGAAAAGACAACCGCCCGTCCGGACTGCACGCTCGAGGAGGCGATTGAGAATATTGACATCGGCGGGCCGAGTATGGTGCGTTCCGCCGCCAAGAATTATCGCTTTGTGACGATTGTGACCTCTCCGTCTCAATACAGCCGCGTGCTGGAGGCCATGCGGGACAATCAGGGAGCAGTGCCCCTGTCGCTGCGGGAGGAACTGGCGCGGGCGGCCTTTGCCCTGACGGCTTCGTATGATGCGGCGATAGCCCGGTATCTGTCGGGGCGGGCGGAGGAGTTGTTCCCGGAACGCATCTCCATAGCCGCCGTGCGGGCTCAGGAGCTGCGCTACGGCGAAAATCCCCACCAGCGCGGCGCGTTTTACCGTTTCACGGACAGTCGGGAGGTGAGCATCGGCTCGGCTCGGCTGATGGAGGGCGATACGCCTATCAGCTTCAACAATCTGATGGATGCGAATGCGGCGTTTGAACTGGTTAAGGAGTTTGACGAGCCCGCCGCCGTGGTGGTCAAGCATATGAACCCCTGCGGCTGTGCGGTCGATGAGGATATCTGCCGGGCCTATGAAAAGGCCTATCTGGGCGATGTGGTCAGTGCCTTCGGCGGGATTATCGCCCTGAACCGTCCGGTGGAGAAGGAGCTGGCGACGGTGATTATGGAATCATATGACCGATTCGGGAAGGCCCGCGGGGCCGCCGGATTTTTTGCCGAGGTGATTGCAGCCCCCGCTTATTCCCCGGAAGCACTGGAAATCATTCGAGGCCGCAAGGCCTGGGGCCAGCGTGTGCGGCTCCTCGAGACCGGACCGATTGACCGGACGAAACGGGATGTGCGGGAATATGATATCCGCTGTGTCGTCGGGGGGCTTTTGCTTCAGGAGCGGGATTTGGCCGGATGGGAACCGGACAGTCTGACCTTTCCGACCAAAGCCAAGCCGACCAAAGAACAGATGGAGGATTTGCGGATTGCCTGGCTGTGTACCAAACACGTCAAGAGCAATACGATTACGCTGGTCAAAGACCGGCGGCTGGTGGGGGTAGGTGCCGGACAGATGAACCGGGTTGAATCCGGCTTTATTGCCATCAAGCACGCCGGCGAGAATGCCCGGGGTGCGGCCATGGGTTCGGATGCCTTTTTCCCGTTCCCGGATAATGTAGAAAATGCAGCTGCAGCGGGAATTGCCTGTATCATTCAGCCCGGCGGTTCCAAGAAAGATGATGAAGTGATTGCGGCCGCCGACAAAGCCGGAATCGCTATGGTGTTTGCAGGGAAACGCCATTTTAAGCATTAA
- a CDS encoding sigma-70 family RNA polymerase sigma factor: MNKKNPEQTISDAELLQRYRQGDEKAFEEIVNRYKNPLYAFLRRFVNRQDIVEDIFQETFLQLYSSRDSFDAERPLRPWLFTIAANKAKDALRKIQRQSSMSMGTLADAGDLSLDEVVNILTSYETTPEAEISEEETARRVRQIISEMPENLRGILILAYFEQFSYKHMAEILSIPIGTVKSRLHTAVVYFMKKWKSAERSMKHL, encoded by the coding sequence GTGAATAAGAAAAATCCTGAACAAACGATTTCAGATGCGGAACTTCTCCAACGGTATCGACAGGGAGATGAAAAGGCGTTTGAAGAAATCGTAAATCGTTATAAAAACCCACTTTATGCGTTTCTTCGACGCTTTGTAAACCGGCAGGATATCGTCGAAGACATCTTCCAGGAAACCTTTTTGCAACTGTATTCGAGCCGGGACAGTTTCGATGCCGAACGTCCGCTGCGTCCGTGGCTGTTTACTATTGCGGCCAACAAGGCCAAGGATGCCCTGCGCAAAATCCAGCGTCAGTCCTCGATGAGTATGGGGACCCTTGCTGATGCGGGGGACTTATCCCTGGATGAGGTAGTTAATATCCTCACATCTTATGAGACCACGCCGGAGGCCGAGATTTCAGAGGAAGAAACGGCCCGGCGAGTTCGACAGATTATATCGGAAATGCCGGAAAATCTGAGGGGAATTCTCATTTTGGCATATTTTGAGCAATTTTCCTACAAACACATGGCCGAGATTTTGAGTATACCTATAGGGACGGTGAAAAGCCGGCTTCACACTGCGGTAGTCTATTTTATGAAAAAGTGGAAATCCGCCGAACGGAGCATGAAGCATTTATGA
- the queG gene encoding tRNA epoxyqueuosine(34) reductase QueG, with protein sequence MSAGCSDLAVRLYFPNMELAEAIKTHTLQLGFDAVGITTAEPLDSMLPEYFRRWLAEGGADGLEYMKRHIQTRFAPAQLLEGAQSVICAAVHYKPADISFALGCAQIARFALYDDYHLFIREQLQQLACFIESCLPKGTRWTYKICTDSVPLAERALAARAGLGFIGKNHMLIHPVLGCQILLGELVTTLPLPPDGPALSDGCGGCTRCLQACPAGALRPDGFFQTNRCISFLTQYAGDAAHLRTGRWIFGCDECLLVCPYEQKAPPCRTPPPGFTPQRAALRPEDILQWNSSDFERFFKNSCVERIGLKKLQQNAAACLKSSDKPTGNTR encoded by the coding sequence GTGTCTGCCGGTTGTTCTGATCTTGCGGTTCGGCTATACTTTCCGAATATGGAACTGGCGGAAGCAATTAAAACACACACGCTTCAGCTCGGCTTTGATGCGGTCGGCATTACCACCGCTGAGCCGCTTGACTCGATGCTTCCGGAATATTTCCGCCGCTGGCTGGCGGAGGGCGGTGCGGACGGTCTGGAGTATATGAAACGGCATATCCAAACGCGTTTCGCTCCGGCCCAGCTTCTCGAAGGGGCTCAGTCCGTCATCTGTGCCGCCGTCCACTACAAACCTGCTGACATTTCCTTTGCTCTGGGCTGTGCACAAATCGCCCGCTTTGCCTTATATGATGATTATCATCTGTTTATCAGGGAACAGCTTCAGCAGCTGGCTTGTTTTATCGAAAGTTGTCTGCCGAAGGGCACCCGCTGGACATACAAAATCTGCACTGACAGTGTCCCGCTGGCCGAACGCGCCCTGGCGGCCCGTGCCGGCCTGGGGTTTATCGGGAAAAATCACATGCTCATCCATCCGGTCCTGGGCTGTCAAATCCTGCTGGGAGAATTGGTAACCACCCTGCCGCTGCCGCCGGACGGGCCCGCCCTGTCGGACGGCTGCGGCGGCTGCACCCGCTGTCTGCAGGCCTGTCCCGCCGGTGCCCTCCGGCCCGACGGCTTCTTTCAGACCAATCGATGCATCAGCTTTCTGACTCAATACGCAGGCGATGCGGCCCATCTCCGGACGGGTCGATGGATTTTCGGCTGCGACGAGTGTCTGCTGGTCTGTCCGTATGAACAGAAAGCCCCGCCCTGCCGAACCCCTCCGCCGGGCTTTACGCCGCAACGCGCCGCCCTGCGGCCGGAGGACATTCTTCAATGGAATTCAAGCGACTTTGAGCGGTTTTTCAAGAACTCCTGCGTGGAACGAATCGGCCTGAAAAAACTTCAGCAAAATGCAGCGGCTTGCCTGAAATCCTCAGACAAGCCGACCGGAAACACACGATAA
- the prfB gene encoding peptide chain release factor 2 (programmed frameshift), with amino-acid sequence MEKAEIKSALEALEARIQQIGTVFDIPNKMTLRKELESRMSQVGFWDNPETARQVVSELSAVKSVVEPVQEAQQTLTDLQELFELACAENDAQTLASIEQDLARLSRQCDKIEIAGMLNGPDDAKNCFFSIHAGAGGTESCDWASMLLRMYTRYFERAGYTYKEMDITPGEEAGIRSITLLVSGPFAFGKLSCETGVHRLVRISPFDANSRRHTSFAAVDVIPEQDEDFEIEIRDEDIRVDTYRAGGAGGQHVNKTSSAVRITHLPTGIVVQCQNDRSQHKNRAEAMRMLKSRLYMLEQQKRDAELAKLYSSKGQIAWGNQIRSYVLQPYQLVKDHRTDCQTGNVQAVLDGEIDEFIDSMLRYRMQSKQQTAKAASR; translated from the exons ATGGAAAAAGCAGAAATTAAGTCGGCGTTGGAGGCCCTGGAGGCCCGAATTCAGCAGATT GGGACTGTCTTTGACATTCCCAACAAAATGACCCTTCGCAAAGAACTGGAAAGCCGGATGTCTCAGGTAGGATTTTGGGACAATCCGGAAACCGCACGACAGGTTGTCTCCGAATTAAGCGCCGTCAAGTCGGTTGTCGAACCCGTTCAGGAGGCCCAGCAGACCTTAACCGACCTGCAGGAACTCTTTGAGCTGGCCTGTGCGGAAAACGATGCACAAACCCTGGCTTCGATTGAACAGGACCTGGCTCGCTTGTCCCGTCAATGCGACAAAATCGAGATTGCGGGGATGCTGAATGGTCCGGATGACGCCAAGAACTGCTTTTTCAGCATTCACGCCGGTGCCGGCGGCACGGAAAGCTGCGACTGGGCCAGTATGCTGCTGCGAATGTACACACGGTATTTTGAACGGGCCGGATACACCTATAAGGAGATGGATATCACGCCGGGTGAAGAAGCGGGCATTCGTTCCATTACGCTGCTGGTGAGCGGGCCGTTTGCCTTCGGAAAACTGTCCTGCGAGACGGGCGTTCACCGCCTGGTGCGCATCAGCCCGTTTGACGCCAACAGCCGGCGGCATACGAGTTTTGCCGCCGTGGATGTCATTCCGGAGCAGGATGAGGATTTTGAAATCGAAATCCGCGATGAGGACATTCGCGTGGATACTTATCGGGCGGGCGGAGCCGGCGGCCAGCACGTCAACAAGACCAGTTCCGCCGTCCGGATTACACACCTGCCGACCGGCATTGTTGTGCAGTGCCAAAACGACCGAAGCCAGCACAAAAACCGTGCCGAAGCGATGCGCATGCTCAAGAGCCGGCTGTATATGCTCGAACAGCAGAAGCGCGATGCGGAACTGGCCAAACTGTACAGCAGCAAGGGCCAAATCGCCTGGGGCAATCAGATTCGCAGCTATGTCCTCCAGCCCTATCAGCTGGTCAAAGACCATCGGACGGATTGCCAGACCGGCAATGTGCAGGCCGTTCTGGACGGTGAGATTGACGAGTTTATCGACAGCATGCTGCGGTATCGGATGCAGAGCAAGCAGCAGACCGCCAAGGCTGCATCCCGATAA